A genomic stretch from Hypnocyclicus thermotrophus includes:
- a CDS encoding methyl-accepting chemotaxis protein produces MNNIMNLESAKRMINNIKIKNLFISAIVTIILIMSYLTFFSLNKMKILNKNVNSIYNEHMLTSLNLKKFETDFYLIRIKNIDLLYSNYNENLVSDINKKIIELDNIINTYESQNLTTEEKEIFNNIKKYYLLYIKNMKNYFEIMKTGKKISKEKINLLRDYAAKAQENIDNLVSLHEKYAKNSLIKINNSYNISKKGFLIVSIIAIIILAMFNFILTYLIKNSIQNITTILNKLSNYDFSFDLKVNGKNEFAEMTKSLIIIIENIDDLLSNVKNNFIKLDDNSKSLVATSEETAAASEELAATMQNITAGALEQSNDIKDITDSIKVLTTSIDNVYNELIKVKNETENSANKANNGKNEMDVLVNSINDIKNVFDLVISKVNRLITSVNKISGITDIISGISEQTNLLALNAAIEAARAGEHGKGFAVVAEEVRKLAEESRTSTNKIIELIKSITNDTNEVIETSENVENLIIEQTKAVENTLNSFIEIIDSVENITPLIKNTYSATGEIVKSKDLVVEKVDKINNVVERNIAASEEVSAASEELTASNQEVAAVAQDLGYISESVRQLVDKFKV; encoded by the coding sequence ATGAATAATATAATGAATTTGGAAAGTGCAAAAAGAATGATAAATAATATAAAAATTAAAAATTTATTTATTTCAGCTATAGTTACAATTATTTTAATTATGAGTTACTTAACTTTTTTTTCATTAAACAAAATGAAAATACTTAATAAAAATGTAAATTCTATTTATAATGAACATATGCTTACTTCTTTAAATTTAAAAAAATTTGAAACAGATTTTTATTTAATTAGAATAAAAAATATAGATTTATTATATTCTAATTATAACGAAAATTTAGTATCTGATATTAATAAAAAAATAATTGAACTTGACAATATTATTAATACATATGAAAGTCAAAATCTTACTACAGAAGAGAAAGAAATATTTAATAATATTAAAAAATATTATTTATTGTATATTAAAAATATGAAAAACTATTTTGAAATAATGAAAACAGGAAAAAAAATTAGTAAAGAAAAAATAAATTTATTGCGAGATTATGCAGCAAAAGCTCAAGAAAATATTGATAATTTAGTTTCATTACATGAAAAATATGCTAAAAACTCATTAATTAAAATAAATAATTCATATAATATTTCAAAAAAAGGTTTTTTAATTGTTTCTATTATAGCTATTATTATTTTAGCTATGTTTAATTTTATTTTAACATATTTAATAAAAAATTCTATACAAAATATCACTACAATTCTAAATAAATTATCAAATTATGATTTTTCTTTTGATTTAAAAGTAAATGGAAAAAATGAATTTGCAGAAATGACAAAATCTTTAATTATTATTATCGAAAATATAGATGATTTATTATCAAATGTTAAAAATAATTTTATAAAACTAGACGATAATTCAAAAAGTTTAGTTGCTACATCTGAAGAAACTGCTGCCGCTTCTGAAGAGTTAGCTGCGACAATGCAAAATATTACAGCGGGCGCTTTAGAACAATCAAATGATATAAAAGATATAACTGATTCAATAAAAGTTTTAACTACTAGTATTGATAATGTATATAATGAACTTATTAAAGTAAAAAATGAAACAGAAAATAGTGCTAATAAAGCTAATAATGGAAAAAATGAAATGGATGTATTAGTAAATTCAATAAATGATATAAAAAATGTATTTGATCTAGTAATATCAAAGGTTAATAGACTAATAACATCTGTTAATAAAATTAGTGGTATAACTGATATAATCTCTGGTATTTCAGAACAAACTAATTTACTAGCACTAAATGCTGCAATAGAAGCTGCTAGAGCTGGTGAACATGGTAAAGGATTTGCAGTCGTAGCTGAAGAAGTAAGAAAATTAGCTGAGGAATCAAGAACTTCAACTAATAAAATTATAGAGTTAATAAAATCTATAACAAATGATACAAATGAGGTAATAGAAACATCTGAAAATGTTGAAAATCTAATTATTGAACAAACTAAAGCTGTAGAAAATACACTTAATTCATTTATTGAAATAATAGATTCTGTTGAAAATATTACTCCACTTATTAAAAATACTTATAGTGCAACTGGTGAAATTGTTAAATCAAAAGATTTAGTAGTAGAAAAAGTTGATAAAATAAATAATGTTGTTGAAAGAAATATCGCTGCTTCGGAGGAAGTATCAGCAGCTAGTGAAGAATTAACAGCATCTAATCAAGAAGTAGCCGCTGTTGCACAAGATTTAGGTTATATATCAGAATCAGTAAGACAATTAGTTGATAAATTTAAAGTCTAA
- a CDS encoding Crp/Fnr family transcriptional regulator, with product MNNKLLEKYYKKYALDSFFSNNYINKAYLEFIKKNSFLILSKQQPKYFYFIVNGKFKVSTTNENGKALSVAFLEPGEVIGDVELVLNKPYIHNVEAIIDSYVIKFDIEFIKTLLKTDNVFNNKILQTLAIKLYNDTSIIYESMLYPLENRIATYLYNSLDENNEIQKLNITELSSSLGKSSRQIRRIFKKFIEENIIEKDFMYVKIIDINKLKKLVIEKL from the coding sequence ATGAATAATAAATTATTAGAAAAATATTATAAAAAATATGCTCTAGATTCTTTTTTTAGTAATAATTATATAAATAAAGCATATTTAGAATTTATTAAAAAAAATAGTTTTTTAATTTTATCAAAACAACAACCAAAATATTTTTATTTTATTGTAAATGGAAAATTTAAAGTATCTACAACTAATGAAAATGGAAAGGCTTTATCTGTAGCTTTTTTAGAACCTGGAGAAGTTATTGGAGATGTAGAGCTTGTTTTAAATAAACCTTATATTCATAATGTAGAAGCTATTATAGATAGCTATGTAATAAAATTTGATATTGAATTTATCAAAACTTTACTTAAAACAGACAATGTTTTTAATAATAAAATTTTACAAACTTTAGCTATAAAATTATATAATGATACTAGTATAATATATGAATCTATGCTTTATCCTCTAGAAAATAGAATTGCTACCTATCTTTATAATAGTTTAGATGAAAATAACGAAATTCAAAAATTAAATATTACTGAACTGTCTTCGTCACTAGGTAAATCAAGTAGACAAATAAGAAGAATTTTTAAAAAATTTATAGAAGAAAATATTATTGAAAAAGATTTTATGTATGTAAAAATTATAGATATTAATAAATTAAAAAAATTAGTTATAGAAAAATTATAG
- a CDS encoding EAL domain-containing protein, with the protein MNIKTKQFFLILVILLLFVIIDIIVYYSGGTKYVFPYLMLIPIIISAIFYYTFGGAINGFFAGIFLAFLPLDTTLQIKQSPLNYILRIFLLTLLGGFIGYLLKKKQNITKSVGFETNIYNEKELLKEKVNKLLKSNKNFSLILIDVNNIVEITSLLNNSISDFSLNFSKYLKHKYKKKIEIFINNDFSLLLLLKNYSLNETENWIINFLDYINNNPFIINNMSLFLKTFLVGIHQNYINNFDDGFKKIVTCLYYAKENNLDYFIYNDTVNFPIYFTSELLVDIHNAIKKNELFIVYQPKLNLADNKVKSVEALIRWKHSTKGFIPPNKFIPQVEKTTYINNLTLWIIKKVINDLNNLKKKNINIKISINISPRNLMSKLFLIKLMDILNSNKNIIKNLEFELTERDIITELSSIKKILLKLQKMNLTIAMDDFGTGYSSLANLKYLPIDIIKIDKEFIKNLDNNIIDYEMVKSTIKISKLMNKKIVAEGVENKDTLEILSKLYCFEAQGYYISKPITIDELTKFILNYNKKAIS; encoded by the coding sequence ATGAATATTAAAACTAAACAATTTTTTTTGATTTTGGTAATTCTATTATTATTTGTAATTATTGATATTATTGTATATTATAGTGGAGGTACAAAATATGTTTTTCCATATCTTATGTTAATACCTATTATTATATCTGCTATTTTTTATTATACTTTTGGCGGAGCTATTAATGGCTTTTTTGCTGGTATATTTTTAGCTTTTTTACCGCTTGACACAACTTTACAAATTAAACAAAGTCCTCTTAATTATATCTTACGAATTTTTCTTTTAACTTTATTAGGTGGTTTTATTGGATATTTATTAAAAAAGAAACAAAATATTACAAAAAGTGTTGGATTTGAAACTAATATTTATAATGAAAAAGAATTATTAAAAGAAAAAGTAAATAAACTATTAAAAAGCAATAAAAATTTTTCTTTAATTTTAATTGATGTTAATAATATTGTAGAAATAACATCTCTTTTAAACAATAGTATTAGTGATTTTTCTTTAAATTTTTCAAAATATTTAAAACATAAATATAAAAAAAAAATTGAAATTTTTATAAATAACGATTTTTCATTATTACTTTTATTAAAAAATTATTCGTTAAATGAAACCGAAAACTGGATAATAAATTTCTTAGATTACATTAATAACAATCCTTTTATTATAAATAATATGTCTTTATTTTTAAAAACTTTTTTAGTTGGTATACATCAAAATTATATTAATAATTTTGATGATGGTTTTAAAAAAATAGTCACGTGTTTATACTATGCAAAAGAGAATAATTTAGATTATTTTATATATAATGATACTGTAAATTTTCCAATTTACTTCACATCTGAATTATTAGTTGATATTCATAATGCTATTAAAAAAAATGAATTGTTTATTGTTTACCAACCAAAGTTAAATTTAGCCGATAATAAAGTCAAAAGTGTTGAGGCTCTAATTCGTTGGAAACATTCTACTAAAGGTTTTATTCCTCCAAATAAATTTATTCCACAAGTTGAAAAAACTACATATATAAATAATCTAACTCTTTGGATTATAAAAAAGGTAATAAATGATTTAAATAATCTAAAAAAGAAAAATATTAATATAAAAATTTCAATTAATATAAGTCCTAGAAATCTAATGTCTAAGTTATTCTTAATAAAATTAATGGATATTTTAAATAGCAATAAAAATATAATTAAAAATTTAGAATTTGAATTAACTGAACGAGATATTATAACTGAACTATCCTCTATTAAAAAAATATTATTAAAGTTACAAAAAATGAATTTAACAATTGCTATGGATGATTTTGGTACTGGTTACTCATCGCTAGCAAATTTAAAATATCTTCCTATTGATATTATAAAAATAGATAAAGAATTTATTAAAAATTTAGATAATAATATTATAGATTATGAAATGGTAAAGTCTACTATAAAAATCTCTAAATTGATGAATAAAAAAATTGTTGCTGAAGGTGTAGAAAATAAAGATACACTAGAAATTTTATCAAAATTATATTGTTTTGAAGCTCAAGGATACTATATATCTAAACCCATAACTATTGATGAATTAACAAAATTTATTTTAAATTATAATAAAAAAGCAATTTCATAA
- a CDS encoding TIGR01212 family radical SAM protein (This family includes YhcC from E. coli K-12, an uncharacterized radical SAM protein.) yields the protein MWGDKRYNNLNYELKKTFGKKIYKVSLNAGLSCPNRDGKISYGGCIFCSEEGSGEHAGNKLDTITEQINKQIKLIKNKHNSDSVIAYFQSFTNTYGNINYLRKIFYEAINHKNVIGLAIATRPDCINKEILDLLNELNKKTFLWIEIGLQTIHEKTAKLINRGYSLHSFENSFYKLKNNNIKTVIHIIAGLPYETKEEYFDSIEYINKIKPWGIKIHLLYIIKNSSLYYLYLKEKFHVFSEKEYINLIVNSIKILDKNIIIHRITGDGDKDTLFKPKWSLNKRRVLNEIQKKLKLENIIQGNL from the coding sequence ATGTGGGGAGATAAAAGATACAATAACTTAAATTATGAACTTAAAAAAACATTTGGAAAAAAAATATATAAAGTATCATTAAATGCTGGCCTTAGTTGTCCTAATAGAGACGGAAAAATTTCTTATGGAGGTTGTATATTTTGTAGTGAAGAAGGTAGTGGTGAACACGCGGGGAACAAATTAGATACTATTACAGAGCAAATAAATAAACAAATAAAGCTCATAAAAAATAAACATAATTCAGATAGTGTAATTGCTTATTTCCAAAGCTTTACAAATACTTATGGAAATATAAATTATTTAAGAAAAATATTTTATGAGGCGATAAATCATAAAAATGTAATTGGATTAGCTATTGCTACAAGACCCGACTGTATTAATAAAGAAATTTTAGATTTATTAAATGAATTAAATAAAAAAACTTTTTTATGGATAGAAATAGGCCTTCAAACTATACATGAAAAAACAGCAAAACTTATAAATAGAGGTTATTCTCTTCATAGTTTTGAAAACTCATTTTACAAATTAAAAAACAATAATATTAAAACTGTAATTCATATAATTGCAGGTCTTCCATATGAAACAAAAGAAGAATATTTTGATTCTATTGAATATATAAATAAAATAAAACCATGGGGAATAAAAATACATCTACTTTACATAATAAAAAATTCCTCTTTATATTATCTATATTTAAAAGAAAAATTTCATGTTTTTTCAGAAAAAGAATATATAAATCTTATAGTTAATTCTATAAAAATTTTAGATAAAAATATTATTATTCATAGAATCACAGGAGATGGAGATAAAGACACTCTTTTTAAACCAAAATGGAGCTTAAATAAAAGACGAGTATTAAACGAGATTCAAAAAAAGCTAAAATTAGAAAATATTATTCAAGGCAATTTATAA